In Paraburkholderia bryophila, a single genomic region encodes these proteins:
- a CDS encoding HlyC/CorC family transporter — MNDTYPSRRQLDKPQEKRSLLERFTDFISPEPDSRAELLEILQDAHERNLIDADSLSMIEGVFQVSELSARDIMVPRAQMDAINIADSPAEFIPYVLEKAHSRYPVFEGNRDNIIGVLLAKDLLRYYAEEEFDVRGMLRPAVFIPESKRLNVLLHDFRVNRNHLAVVVDEYGGVAGLITIEDVLEQIVGDIEDEYDFDEESGNIIASPDGRFRVRALTEIEQFNEAFGTHYPDDEVDTIGGLVTHHFGRVPHRGEKVRLDDLIFEILRGDARQIHMLLVRRDPLAGQREREAQHVQT; from the coding sequence ATGAACGACACGTATCCCAGTCGACGCCAACTCGACAAACCGCAAGAAAAGCGCTCACTCCTCGAGCGTTTTACCGACTTCATCTCGCCCGAGCCCGACTCGCGCGCAGAACTTCTTGAAATCCTGCAGGACGCGCACGAGCGCAACCTGATCGACGCCGACTCGCTGTCGATGATCGAAGGGGTCTTCCAGGTCTCCGAACTGAGCGCCCGCGACATCATGGTGCCGCGCGCCCAAATGGACGCGATCAACATCGCGGACAGTCCCGCCGAATTCATCCCCTACGTGCTGGAAAAGGCGCACTCGCGCTATCCGGTGTTCGAGGGCAACCGCGACAACATCATCGGCGTGCTGCTGGCGAAAGACCTGCTGCGCTACTACGCCGAGGAAGAGTTCGACGTGCGCGGCATGCTGCGCCCCGCCGTGTTCATTCCCGAATCGAAGCGCCTGAACGTGCTGCTGCACGACTTCCGAGTGAATCGCAATCACCTCGCGGTGGTGGTCGACGAATACGGCGGCGTGGCCGGCCTGATCACGATCGAAGACGTGCTGGAACAGATCGTCGGCGATATCGAAGACGAATATGACTTCGACGAGGAAAGCGGCAACATCATCGCGTCGCCGGACGGACGTTTCCGCGTGCGCGCGCTGACCGAGATCGAGCAGTTCAACGAAGCCTTCGGCACGCATTACCCGGACGACGAAGTCGATACGATCGGCGGACTCGTCACGCATCATTTCGGCCGCGTGCCGCATCGCGGCGAGAAGGTTCGCCTCGACGACCTGATCTTCGAGATTCTGCGCGGCGACGCCCGCCAGATCCACATGCTGCTGGTGCGCCGCGATCCGCTGGCCGGCCAGCGCGAGCGCGAAGCGCAGCACGTGCAGACCTGA
- a CDS encoding gamma-glutamylcyclotransferase, whose amino-acid sequence MSTSAPEAATRTPCPDYPPALGESRLLTDEELRASLDCTLRDWDRKSDLWLFGYGSLIWNPGLPTAEASRSKVHGYHRGLYLWSRVNRGTPEQPGLVLALDRGGSCTGIAFRVAADGAMPHLEALWRREMAMGSYRPAWLPCILADGRRVDALAFVMRRDVASYTGKLRDDVVKTVFGCACGRYGTTLDYVSRTVDALRESGMPDRALEALLERCREESREAGLDADRQDAAGRRA is encoded by the coding sequence GTGAGTACCTCCGCCCCCGAAGCCGCGACCCGCACACCCTGCCCGGACTACCCGCCGGCGCTCGGCGAATCGAGGCTGCTGACGGACGAGGAATTGCGCGCGTCGCTCGACTGCACACTGCGCGACTGGGACCGGAAGAGCGATCTCTGGCTCTTCGGCTATGGCTCGCTGATCTGGAATCCCGGCCTGCCCACCGCCGAAGCCAGCCGCTCGAAAGTGCACGGCTATCACCGTGGACTGTATTTGTGGTCGCGTGTGAATCGCGGCACGCCCGAGCAACCGGGCCTCGTGCTCGCGCTCGATCGCGGCGGCTCGTGCACCGGCATCGCGTTTCGCGTCGCCGCCGACGGCGCGATGCCGCATCTGGAAGCCTTGTGGCGCCGCGAAATGGCCATGGGCTCGTACCGCCCGGCGTGGCTGCCGTGCATACTCGCCGACGGCCGGCGCGTCGACGCGCTGGCGTTCGTGATGCGCCGCGACGTGGCGAGCTACACCGGCAAACTGCGCGACGACGTCGTCAAAACCGTGTTCGGCTGCGCGTGCGGACGCTACGGCACCACGCTCGATTACGTCAGCCGCACTGTCGACGCCTTGCGCGAAAGCGGCATGCCGGATCGCGCGCTCGAAGCGCTGCTGGAACGCTGCCGCGAAGAGAGCCGCGAAGCCGGCCTCGATGCCGATCGCCAGGACGCTGCCGGCCGGCGGGCATAG
- a CDS encoding VOC family protein produces MQLDHATIVTADLDTARRFFVDVVGLVDGARPPFSIDGYWLYANASRPVIHLIDATVPAVTGRAAPRIDHIAFRLENAAEWQALLGRLHATGVEYQSAQVPQMGPQPAEVQLFVALAPGVVIEFVTALQHAQS; encoded by the coding sequence ATGCAACTCGATCACGCAACGATCGTTACCGCCGACCTCGACACCGCCCGACGTTTTTTCGTCGATGTCGTGGGGCTGGTCGACGGCGCGCGTCCGCCGTTTTCGATCGATGGTTACTGGCTGTACGCGAACGCCAGCCGGCCGGTGATCCATCTGATCGACGCGACGGTGCCTGCCGTGACGGGCCGAGCGGCACCGCGTATCGACCACATTGCGTTCCGGCTGGAGAACGCCGCCGAGTGGCAGGCGCTGCTCGGGCGTCTGCACGCCACCGGCGTGGAGTACCAAAGCGCGCAGGTGCCGCAGATGGGACCGCAACCCGCCGAAGTGCAGCTCTTCGTGGCGCTCGCGCCGGGCGTCGTCATCGAATTCGTGACGGCGCTGCAGCACGCTCAATCTTGA
- a CDS encoding PhoH family protein has translation MKTTQQHLEFTAPRDDNARLANLCGPLDENLRQIEQALDVTLQRRAHRITIRGRGAKLALTALENFYEKARAPLSIDDIQLALIEVRHPARHRPNGNGSGTNGDEAVDARFPGNPDHPFDQPADTAEDDLEELGPKLYTRRADLRGRTPAQREYLKQIIAHDVTFGIGPAGTGKTYLAVACAVDALERDQVKRIVLTRPAVEAGERLGFLPGDLAQKVDPYLRPLYDALYDLLGFDKTAKMFERQMIEIAPLAYMRGRTLNHAFIILDEAQNTTPEQMKMFLTRIGFGSKAVVTGDTTQVDLPRGHKSGLNEAQQVLSDVRGIALTRFTSADVVRHPLVARIVEAYDAHAQKTAGPADSR, from the coding sequence TTGAAGACCACTCAGCAGCATCTGGAATTCACCGCACCGCGCGACGACAACGCGCGGCTCGCCAACCTCTGCGGACCGCTCGACGAAAACCTGCGGCAGATCGAGCAGGCGCTCGACGTGACGCTGCAACGCCGAGCCCATCGCATCACGATTCGCGGGCGCGGCGCGAAACTCGCGCTCACCGCGCTCGAAAACTTCTACGAGAAGGCGCGCGCGCCGCTGTCGATCGACGACATCCAGCTCGCGCTCATCGAGGTGCGACATCCGGCGCGGCATCGGCCGAACGGCAACGGTAGCGGCACGAACGGCGACGAAGCGGTCGATGCGCGTTTCCCGGGCAATCCCGACCATCCGTTCGACCAGCCCGCCGACACCGCCGAAGACGACCTCGAAGAACTCGGCCCGAAGCTGTACACGCGGCGCGCCGATCTGCGCGGCCGCACGCCGGCGCAGCGCGAGTATCTGAAGCAGATCATCGCCCACGACGTCACCTTCGGCATCGGTCCGGCCGGCACGGGCAAGACCTACCTCGCGGTGGCCTGCGCGGTGGACGCGCTCGAACGCGATCAGGTCAAACGCATCGTGCTGACGCGGCCGGCCGTGGAAGCGGGCGAGCGTCTGGGCTTCCTGCCGGGCGATCTGGCGCAGAAGGTCGACCCGTATCTGCGGCCGTTGTACGACGCGCTGTACGACCTGCTCGGCTTCGACAAAACCGCCAAGATGTTCGAGCGGCAGATGATCGAAATCGCGCCGCTCGCCTACATGCGCGGCCGCACGCTGAACCACGCGTTCATCATCCTCGACGAGGCGCAGAACACCACGCCCGAACAGATGAAGATGTTCCTCACGCGGATCGGCTTCGGCTCGAAAGCGGTGGTGACCGGCGACACGACTCAGGTCGATTTGCCGCGCGGCCACAAGAGCGGGCTGAACGAAGCGCAGCAGGTGCTCTCGGACGTGCGCGGCATTGCGCTCACGCGCTTTACCAGCGCGGACGTGGTGCGGCATCCGCTGGTCGCGCGGATTGTGGAGGCGTACGATGCGCATGCGCAGAAAACCGCCGGTCCGGCCGATTCACGCTGA
- a CDS encoding MIP/aquaporin family protein translates to MSPYIAEFIGTALLVLLGNGAVANVLLARTKGKGADLIVIVMGWAMAVFIAVYVTASFSGAHLNPVVTISLALAGKFAWAKVPGYVAAQMLGGMAGALLVWIAYRQHFEKEADADVKLGVFCTAPAIRSVPHNLLTEMIATFVLILGVLYLASPQVGLGALDALPVGLLVLGIGISLGGPTGYAMSPARDLSPRLMHALLPIPGKRSSDWSYAWIPVCGPLLGGAAATALYMFLHAMH, encoded by the coding sequence ATGTCTCCTTACATAGCGGAATTCATCGGTACCGCGCTTCTGGTGCTGCTCGGCAACGGCGCGGTCGCCAACGTGCTGCTCGCGCGCACCAAGGGCAAGGGCGCGGACCTGATCGTGATCGTGATGGGCTGGGCGATGGCCGTGTTCATCGCGGTCTACGTCACCGCATCGTTCAGCGGCGCTCACCTGAATCCGGTCGTGACGATCAGCCTCGCGCTGGCCGGCAAATTCGCGTGGGCCAAGGTGCCCGGCTACGTGGCCGCGCAGATGCTCGGCGGGATGGCGGGCGCGCTGCTCGTGTGGATCGCCTATCGTCAGCACTTCGAGAAGGAAGCCGATGCCGACGTGAAGCTCGGCGTGTTCTGCACCGCGCCGGCGATTCGCAGCGTGCCGCATAACCTGCTCACCGAAATGATCGCCACCTTCGTGCTGATTCTCGGCGTGCTGTATCTGGCGTCGCCGCAAGTCGGCCTGGGCGCGCTCGACGCGCTGCCGGTCGGCCTGCTGGTGCTCGGCATCGGCATCTCGCTCGGCGGCCCGACGGGTTACGCAATGAGCCCGGCGCGCGATCTGTCGCCGCGTCTGATGCACGCGCTGCTGCCGATTCCGGGCAAGCGCAGCAGCGACTGGAGCTATGCGTGGATTCCGGTCTGCGGTCCGCTGCTGGGCGGCGCGGCTGCCACGGCGCTGTACATGTTCCTGCACGCCATGCACTAA
- the ribB gene encoding 3,4-dihydroxy-2-butanone-4-phosphate synthase: MTFATFPVPSTIADDAFLDLPLLATEPVPPRIAAALQAMRDGRAVVLQDDHDRENEADLIVSAERLSVETMALLIRECSGIVCLCLPDEKIRALELPPMAVNNESRHGTAFTVSIEARDGVTTGVSALDRVTTIRAAIADNAKPADIVRPGHVFPLRAMPGGVLARRGHTEGTVDLAVLAGLKPAGVLCELMNADGTMTRGAEVERFAAQHNLPMLTIAELVEFRQALAQARECVADEA, encoded by the coding sequence ATGACCTTTGCTACTTTTCCTGTTCCGTCGACGATTGCGGATGACGCTTTCCTCGATCTCCCGCTGCTCGCCACCGAACCCGTTCCGCCGCGTATCGCCGCCGCGTTGCAAGCCATGCGCGATGGCCGCGCCGTGGTTCTGCAAGACGACCACGACCGTGAGAACGAAGCCGATCTGATCGTCTCGGCCGAGCGTCTTTCCGTCGAAACCATGGCGTTGCTGATCCGCGAATGCAGCGGCATCGTCTGCCTGTGCCTGCCCGACGAGAAGATCCGCGCGCTCGAATTGCCGCCCATGGCGGTCAACAACGAAAGCCGTCACGGCACCGCGTTCACGGTCTCGATTGAAGCGCGCGACGGTGTGACGACCGGCGTGTCCGCACTCGACCGCGTGACGACGATTCGCGCCGCGATCGCGGATAACGCGAAACCTGCCGACATCGTGCGTCCGGGTCACGTGTTCCCGTTGCGCGCGATGCCCGGCGGCGTGCTGGCGCGTCGCGGTCACACCGAAGGCACGGTGGACCTGGCGGTTCTCGCGGGTCTGAAACCGGCCGGCGTGCTGTGCGAACTGATGAACGCCGACGGCACGATGACGCGTGGCGCCGAGGTGGAGCGCTTCGCCGCGCAACACAATCTGCCGATGCTGACGATCGCCGAACTGGTGGAGTTTCGTCAGGCGCTGGCGCAGGCACGCGAGTGCGTGGCTGACGAGGCGTGA
- the ybeY gene encoding rRNA maturation RNase YbeY: MSRAPKLTLNLQFPAAKTWPEHKALLPRATVAGWIKAALFADGELTVRFVDAEEGRTLNRTYRGKDYSTNVLTFAYAETEDDPVTGDLILCCPVVEKEAAEQGKPLLTHYAHLLVHGTLHAQGYDHEVEEEAEEMEAIETEILGKLGFPDPYL; the protein is encoded by the coding sequence ATGAGCCGCGCCCCGAAACTGACGTTGAATCTGCAATTCCCCGCTGCCAAGACCTGGCCGGAACACAAGGCGCTGCTGCCACGCGCCACGGTGGCCGGCTGGATCAAGGCGGCGCTGTTCGCGGACGGCGAGCTGACGGTGCGCTTCGTCGACGCCGAAGAAGGCCGCACGCTGAACCGCACCTATCGCGGCAAAGATTACTCGACCAATGTGCTGACCTTCGCCTATGCCGAGACGGAAGACGATCCGGTCACGGGCGACCTGATCCTGTGCTGCCCGGTGGTGGAAAAAGAAGCCGCCGAACAGGGCAAGCCGCTGCTCACGCACTATGCACATCTGCTGGTGCACGGCACGCTGCACGCGCAGGGTTACGACCACGAAGTCGAAGAAGAAGCCGAGGAAATGGAAGCGATCGAAACCGAGATTCTCGGCAAACTCGGCTTTCCCGATCCCTACCTGTAA
- a CDS encoding MFS transporter, with product MPIPLLALAISAFAIGTTEFVIMGLLPDVARDLSVSIPSAGLLVSGYALGVAVGAPLLAVVTSKMPRKLALQLLMGVFIVGNTLCAIASSYSVLMIARVVTSFAHGSFFGIGAVVAASLVSAEKRASAIALMFTGLTLANVLGVPFGTFVGQEFGWRAAFWIVSVFGVLSLAGVSLLVPNRHDAGPVGLGHEVRVLKDPQVWTALATTVLGFGGVFVVFTYIAPILEQVSGFSPRGVTLILVLFGVGLTIGNTVGGKLADRALMPSLMGILVALAVVMAIFARTSHSQVAAAITIFVWGIAAFATVPPLQMRVVEKAAAAPNLASTLNIGAFNVGNAGGAWLGGLVINHGHSLDTLPWVAAAVSVVALLLTWFAARMDAPGSAVAQRA from the coding sequence ATGCCCATTCCATTACTTGCGCTAGCCATTAGCGCCTTCGCGATCGGTACGACCGAATTCGTCATCATGGGCTTACTGCCCGACGTCGCGCGCGATCTGTCCGTGTCGATTCCGTCGGCGGGTTTGCTGGTGAGCGGCTATGCGCTCGGCGTCGCAGTCGGTGCGCCGCTGCTGGCGGTCGTCACCAGCAAGATGCCGCGCAAGCTCGCGTTGCAACTGCTGATGGGCGTGTTCATCGTCGGCAATACGCTGTGCGCGATCGCGTCCAGCTATTCCGTGCTGATGATCGCGCGGGTCGTGACTTCGTTCGCGCACGGCTCGTTCTTCGGGATCGGCGCAGTGGTGGCGGCGTCGCTGGTGTCGGCTGAAAAGCGGGCCAGCGCGATCGCGCTGATGTTCACCGGCTTGACGCTCGCCAATGTGCTCGGCGTGCCGTTCGGCACCTTCGTCGGTCAGGAATTCGGCTGGCGCGCGGCGTTCTGGATTGTTAGCGTGTTCGGCGTGCTGTCGCTGGCAGGTGTGTCGCTGCTGGTGCCGAATCGTCATGACGCCGGTCCGGTCGGTCTCGGTCATGAAGTGCGCGTGCTGAAGGACCCGCAAGTCTGGACCGCGCTCGCGACGACCGTGCTTGGCTTCGGCGGCGTGTTCGTGGTGTTCACCTATATCGCGCCGATTCTCGAGCAGGTGAGCGGTTTCTCGCCGCGCGGCGTGACGTTGATTCTGGTGCTGTTCGGCGTGGGGCTCACGATCGGCAACACGGTGGGCGGCAAGCTCGCGGACCGCGCGCTGATGCCTTCGCTGATGGGCATTCTGGTCGCGCTGGCGGTGGTGATGGCGATTTTCGCGCGCACCAGCCATTCGCAGGTGGCGGCGGCGATCACGATCTTCGTGTGGGGTATCGCGGCGTTCGCGACGGTGCCGCCGTTGCAGATGCGGGTGGTCGAGAAGGCGGCCGCGGCGCCGAATCTGGCGTCGACGTTGAATATCGGCGCGTTCAATGTGGGCAATGCGGGCGGAGCGTGGCTGGGTGGATTGGTGATCAACCACGGGCATTCGCTGGATACGTTGCCGTGGGTCGCGGCGGCGGTCAGTGTGGTGGCTTTGTTGTTGACCTGGTTTGCCGCGCGGATGGATGCGCCGGGTTCGGCGGTGGCGCAGCGGGCTTAA
- the miaB gene encoding tRNA (N6-isopentenyl adenosine(37)-C2)-methylthiotransferase MiaB, whose product MTKKVYVKTYGCQMNEYDSDKMVDVLGAAEGLVKTDTPEDADVILFNTCSVREKAQEKVFSELGRVRELKEANPNLIIGVGGCVASQEGASIVARAPYVDLVFGPQTLHRLPQMIDKRRETGRPQVDISFPEIEKFDHLPPARVDGPSAFVSIMEGCSKYCSYCVVPYTRGEEVSRPLDDVLTEIAGLADQGVREVTLLGQNVNAYRAGITLGSTEIADFAQLIEYVADIPGIERIRYTTSHPKEFTQRLIDAYAKVPKLVSHLHLPVQHGSDRILMAMKRGYTVLEYKSVIRKLRAIRPDLSLSTDMIVGFPGETEEDFDKMMTLVHEMQYDTSFSFIYSPRPGTPAANLHDDTPREVKLKRLQHLQATIEENVQRISDSMVGKIERILVERPARKDPNELAGRTENNRVVNFPAPIASHARLIGQMVDVKIVHAYPHSLRGELVLVHDDAPATTH is encoded by the coding sequence ATGACCAAGAAAGTTTATGTAAAGACGTATGGCTGCCAGATGAACGAGTACGACTCCGACAAAATGGTCGACGTACTCGGCGCGGCTGAAGGACTCGTCAAGACCGACACGCCGGAAGACGCCGACGTGATTCTGTTCAACACCTGTTCGGTGCGCGAAAAAGCGCAGGAGAAGGTCTTCTCCGAACTCGGCCGCGTGCGCGAATTGAAAGAAGCGAACCCGAATCTGATCATCGGCGTGGGCGGTTGTGTGGCAAGCCAGGAAGGTGCCTCGATCGTGGCGCGCGCGCCGTACGTGGATCTGGTGTTCGGTCCGCAAACGCTGCACCGTCTGCCGCAAATGATCGACAAGCGCCGTGAAACTGGCCGCCCGCAAGTCGACATCTCGTTCCCGGAAATCGAAAAGTTCGATCACCTGCCGCCGGCACGCGTGGACGGTCCGAGCGCGTTCGTGTCGATCATGGAAGGCTGCAGCAAGTACTGCAGCTACTGCGTCGTGCCGTACACGCGCGGCGAAGAAGTGTCGCGCCCGCTCGACGACGTGCTGACCGAAATCGCCGGCCTCGCCGACCAGGGCGTGCGTGAAGTCACGCTGCTCGGCCAGAATGTGAACGCGTACCGTGCCGGCATCACGCTCGGCTCGACCGAAATCGCCGACTTCGCTCAACTGATCGAATACGTCGCCGATATTCCGGGCATCGAACGGATTCGCTACACCACGTCGCATCCGAAGGAATTCACGCAGCGCCTGATCGACGCCTACGCGAAGGTGCCGAAGCTCGTCAGCCATCTGCATCTGCCGGTGCAGCACGGCTCCGACCGCATTCTGATGGCCATGAAGCGCGGCTACACGGTGCTCGAATACAAGTCGGTGATTCGCAAGCTGCGCGCGATTCGCCCTGACCTGTCGCTGTCCACCGACATGATCGTCGGCTTCCCCGGCGAGACCGAGGAAGACTTCGACAAGATGATGACGCTCGTGCACGAGATGCAGTACGACACCAGCTTCTCGTTCATCTACAGCCCGCGTCCGGGCACGCCGGCCGCGAATCTGCACGACGACACGCCGCGCGAAGTGAAGCTCAAACGCCTGCAACATCTGCAGGCTACGATCGAAGAAAACGTGCAGCGCATCAGCGATTCGATGGTCGGCAAGATCGAGCGCATTCTGGTCGAGCGCCCGGCGCGCAAGGACCCGAACGAACTCGCGGGCCGCACCGAGAACAACCGGGTGGTGAATTTCCCGGCGCCGATCGCGTCGCACGCGCGGCTGATCGGCCAGATGGTGGACGTGAAAATCGTCCATGCGTACCCCCATTCGCTGCGTGGCGAGCTGGTGCTGGTGCATGACGACGCGCCCGCCACGACCCACTGA
- a CDS encoding LysR family transcriptional regulator, whose protein sequence is MDNLGDIRLFVEAAQQGSLSAAGRKMGLTPAAASARLAKLEAGLKARLFERTTRQLRLTDEGRLYLNCCRQALQSLDDAEAALQAGQGVVRGKVRISATSDFGRNLLMHWLDEFNALYPEVTFALTLSDSLSNLVQEDIDLAIRFGVPQDSSLVARKLAPNRRVLCASPDYIARKGEPKDPLDLANFDCIVLGTATGLANEWRFTRGDETQHYTVPFETARETNDGAVAREWALRGYGIVIKSMWDVEADLRADGLKVLLPDWRYPDAPLHALYHRNRFMAPRVRVLLDFLSERFAQVSGELESLLGLPPERPRGNAGAESPAVEGL, encoded by the coding sequence ATGGATAACCTTGGTGACATCCGCCTCTTCGTCGAAGCGGCGCAGCAGGGCAGCCTGTCGGCGGCGGGCCGCAAGATGGGTTTGACGCCGGCCGCCGCGAGCGCGCGCCTCGCCAAACTGGAAGCCGGGCTGAAAGCGCGTTTATTCGAGCGCACCACCCGCCAGCTCCGGCTGACCGATGAAGGCCGCCTCTACCTGAACTGCTGCCGCCAGGCGCTGCAATCACTCGACGACGCCGAAGCCGCGCTGCAAGCGGGTCAGGGCGTGGTGCGCGGCAAGGTGCGCATTTCCGCGACGTCGGATTTCGGCCGCAATCTGCTAATGCACTGGCTCGACGAGTTCAACGCGCTTTACCCGGAGGTAACGTTCGCGCTGACGCTGTCGGACTCGCTGTCGAATCTGGTACAGGAAGACATCGATCTGGCGATCCGCTTCGGCGTACCGCAAGACAGTTCGCTGGTGGCCCGCAAGCTGGCGCCGAACCGGCGCGTGCTGTGCGCGTCGCCGGATTACATCGCGCGCAAGGGCGAGCCGAAAGATCCGCTCGATCTCGCCAATTTCGATTGCATCGTGCTGGGCACCGCGACCGGCCTCGCGAACGAGTGGCGCTTCACGCGCGGCGACGAAACGCAGCACTACACGGTGCCGTTCGAAACCGCCCGCGAGACCAACGACGGCGCGGTCGCCCGCGAATGGGCGCTGCGCGGCTACGGCATCGTGATCAAGTCGATGTGGGATGTGGAAGCGGATCTGCGCGCCGACGGCCTGAAAGTGCTGCTGCCCGACTGGCGCTATCCCGACGCGCCGCTGCACGCGCTTTACCACCGCAACCGCTTCATGGCGCCGCGCGTGCGCGTGTTGCTGGATTTCCTGAGCGAGCGCTTCGCGCAGGTTTCGGGCGAACTGGAAAGCCTGCTGGGCTTGCCGCCGGAGCGGCCGCGCGGCAACGCGGGCGCGGAAAGCCCGGCCGTTGAAGGGCTATAA
- a CDS encoding helix-turn-helix domain-containing protein has product MHSPLALVRDPAADTAASPRAAEPFDALEHLVGVNLARLRAERQLSLDALARASGVSRAMLAQIESARSVPSIKVLCKVAAALKVSVAAFLRRHATNGFEHLPAERSSRLVSANGRYSARPLYPDAEPTVAEFHELRIAALHTEAGTRRAPGTTVNLVVSEGTLEVSVHDQRQLLATGDAIVFDADQPHSLRNPGDTEARAFRVTLKAETPPRWDVPPSHETVRETTTHAAARDTTHEAHEAHEPAREAAPV; this is encoded by the coding sequence ATGCATTCCCCGCTTGCGCTGGTTCGCGATCCCGCGGCTGACACCGCAGCGTCGCCGCGTGCCGCCGAACCTTTCGATGCACTCGAACATCTCGTCGGCGTGAATCTCGCCCGTTTGCGCGCCGAGCGGCAACTATCGCTCGACGCGTTGGCCCGCGCTTCCGGCGTCTCGCGCGCCATGCTCGCGCAGATCGAATCGGCGCGCAGCGTGCCGTCGATCAAAGTGCTGTGCAAGGTCGCCGCCGCGTTGAAAGTATCGGTCGCCGCGTTTCTGCGACGCCATGCGACCAACGGCTTCGAACACTTGCCGGCCGAGCGCTCGTCGCGGCTCGTCAGTGCCAACGGTCGCTATTCGGCGCGACCGCTTTATCCCGACGCCGAGCCGACCGTCGCCGAGTTTCACGAGTTGCGTATCGCGGCGTTGCATACCGAAGCCGGCACGCGCCGCGCGCCGGGCACGACGGTGAATCTCGTGGTCAGTGAAGGCACGCTCGAAGTCAGCGTGCACGACCAGCGTCAATTGCTCGCCACGGGCGACGCGATCGTGTTCGACGCCGACCAGCCGCACAGCCTGCGCAATCCGGGCGACACCGAAGCGCGCGCGTTTCGCGTGACGTTGAAGGCTGAAACGCCGCCGCGTTGGGACGTGCCGCCGTCGCACGAGACGGTGCGCGAAACGACGACGCACGCCGCCGCGCGCGACACGACACATGAAGCACACGAAGCGCATGAACCGGCCCGCGAGGCCGCGCCAGTTTGA
- a CDS encoding HAD family hydrolase has translation MIDHLICDCDGVLVDSEIIADRVMLATLNATFPGLDFEPVVKTAFGQQMSRFLEGIEKSFDIALPANFLNTVEHSVELELAASLGPINGVREALQRVSLPAAVVSNSRMARVHASVRRAGLQQIFGERIFSAEQVARPKPYPDVYLFAAQTLGVEPSRCVVVEDSVAGLNAARAAGMKTIAFVGASHIPDGYADALRKMGMTRIMKHMDELPALVEAGVRGEFGDQQS, from the coding sequence ATGATCGACCACCTCATCTGTGACTGCGACGGCGTACTCGTCGACAGCGAAATCATCGCCGACCGCGTGATGCTCGCCACGCTCAACGCGACCTTCCCCGGCCTCGACTTCGAACCCGTCGTCAAAACGGCGTTTGGCCAGCAGATGTCGCGCTTTCTCGAAGGTATCGAGAAGTCCTTCGACATCGCGTTGCCCGCGAATTTCCTGAACACCGTCGAACACAGCGTCGAGCTCGAACTCGCGGCGTCGCTCGGTCCGATCAATGGCGTACGCGAGGCCTTGCAGCGCGTCAGCTTGCCGGCGGCCGTCGTGTCGAACAGCCGCATGGCGCGCGTGCATGCGTCGGTGCGGCGCGCGGGTTTACAGCAGATTTTCGGCGAGCGGATTTTCAGTGCCGAACAAGTGGCACGGCCCAAGCCTTATCCCGACGTCTATCTGTTCGCCGCGCAAACGCTGGGCGTGGAACCTTCACGCTGCGTCGTGGTAGAGGACAGTGTCGCGGGTTTGAACGCCGCGCGCGCGGCGGGCATGAAGACGATCGCGTTCGTCGGCGCAAGCCATATTCCGGACGGTTACGCGGACGCGCTCCGCAAGATGGGCATGACGCGCATCATGAAGCACATGGATGAGTTACCCGCGCTGGTGGAAGCCGGCGTGCGCGGTGAGTTCGGCGACCAGCAGTCGTAG